A genomic window from Ciona intestinalis chromosome 8, KH, whole genome shotgun sequence includes:
- the LOC104265958 gene encoding uncharacterized protein LOC104265958, translating into MEDECMINMGDYKTFSPKVDLFTFDQKLRRINETLDITEINGRTGFTIEDKHLLLKDCYLCSEFRFPKSPSKIFLQTPLSACPCKLSKFKSRHWIGDISFETFLEAPNRVTRTLCMLRILRFKPVVPDKAKGICDQNKQSFCGKRYLLQNRHY; encoded by the exons ATGGAGGATG AATGCATGATAAATATGGGTGATTACAAAACCTTCTCACCAAAAGTtgatttgtttacatttgatCAAAAGTTGCGAAGAATCAATGAAACACTTGATATAACGGAGATAAACGGACGAACTGGATTCACAATCGAAGATAAACATTTGTTGTTGAAG GATTGCTATTTATGTTCAGAGTTTAGATTTCCAAAATCTCCATCTAAAATTTTTCTACAAACTCCATTAAG TGCTTGTCCTTGCAAACTAAGCAAGTTTAAATCACGACATTGGATTGGTGATATCTCATTTGAAACTTTCTTAGAAGCTCCCAATCGTGTTACACGGACTTTGT GCATGTTAAGGATtctgagatttaagccagtAGTCCCTGACAAAGCCAAAGGAATTTGTGATCAGAATAAGCAAAGCTTTTGTggaaaaagatatttattgcaaaatcGCCATTACTAG